The Terriglobia bacterium sequence ACGCCTCGATGCCCCGCGAGACCACGGCGTCGAAGGTCCCGCCCCGGTAACCGGCGAGGGCCCCGAGCGGCACGCCCACCAGCAGCGCGAGCGACGCGGTCAGCAGCCCGACCGAGAGGGAGACCCGCGCTCCGTGAATGAGCCGCGCCGTGAGGTCCCGTCCGAGGCCGTCCGTCCCGAGCCAGTGCTCCCGAGACGGCGACGCGAGCACGGCTTCGAGATCCACGTCGTACGGAGCGTGCGGTACCGGCGCTCGAAGGATGACCCGCGCCGAGGGGTCGAAAGGTGCCGAAAAGCCCACGGCGACAAGGAGCGCCGGAGATCGGAGACCGCGAGAGCCCCGCTCGAGCAACGGCTTCTCGCTTGCGAGGAGCGGCGCGAGGAGGCCGACGACCGCCATCCCCCCGAGGACGAGGGCGCCGCCGGCGAGGCCGCTCCGCCTCCTAGCCACGGCGGACCCTCGGATCGGCGGCCGCATACGCGAGGTCCGCGACGAGGATTCCCGCGAGGGTCGCCGCTCCGGACAAGAGCGTCAGACCCATGATCACCGGTACGTCCCGCTCGAACATCGCCTCGACGTAGAGGCGCCCAAGTCCGGGGATCGCGAAGATCGTCTCGATGATCACCGAACCCCCAACGAGCGCCGGCAGCAGGAACCCGGCGAGGGTGAGCAGTGGGACCGACGCCTGCCGGAACCCGTGGCGGATCAGCACCGCGCTCCGGGAGAGGCCCCGCGCCCTCGCGGCACGCCCCGCCTCGGCGAGCCCGCTGTCGACGAGGGTCCCTCGCACGAAGCGGGACACGTACGCGATCCCCGGATAGGCGAGGCACACCGCGGGAAGCAGAAGGTGCGCGAACCCGTCCAGGAGCCGCGCGGGAATCCCCCAGGCGTCGGCGTCCGGCGAGGCCAGTCCGTGCAGAGGAAGCCATCGCAGGCGGACCGAGAAGACGATTTGGAGCAGCAACGCCGTCCAGAACGCCGGGACCGAGTAGAGGGCATAGCTCGCTGCGCCGGTGGCGCGGTCGACCCAGCTTCCCCGGCGCGCGGCCGCCGCCGCCCCGAGTGGCACCGCGACGCCCAGCATGAGCGTGATCGAGACCAGGTTCAGCGAGAGCGTCACCGGCAGGCGCTCGGCGATCTTCTCGGACACCGGGCGGCGGTCGTGAAACGACCACCCGAGGTTTCCTTCGCCCACGTCACGGAGCCAGAGCGCGAACCGCACCAGGATCGGCTCGTCGAGGTGGTACAGCGCCTTGATCTCCGCACGCTGCTCCGGTGAGACGCGCGCGAGCCCCTCCTCGCCGCCCTCGGAGGAAGCCGGATCTCCCGGCGACATTCCCGCCAGCGCGAACACCACCAGGCCGACGATGAGCAGCGTCGCCGCGGCGGTGATCAACCGGCGGCCGGCAAGACGGAGCAACGCTCAGCTCCCGCCGCCCGCCGGGGCGCCGGGAGCGAAGGCCCACTGCCGGGGTCCCGGGTAGACCACCCACAGCCCGAGCGGCGACGGTTTGACCCCCGCGAGCCGGGCGTCCACCAGCGTGGGGGCCGCGAAGTAGAACAGGCAGGAGAGCGGCTCGAGCTCGTGCAGGCGCGCCTGCAAGCGGGCGTAGAGGGTCTTGCGCGCCGCCGGCTCGAACGTCGTCCGCCCCTCCTCCACGAGCCGGTCCACCTCCGGGTCCGCGAGGCCCATGAAGTTCATCCCATTCTCGCGCGCCGAGGAGTGGTACAGCTCGAACTGGTCCGGGGCGGGGGAGAGGATCAGGCTGAGCATCAGCGCATCGAACTGGCGCGCGCGCCGTCGCTCGAGAAAGGTCTTCCATTCGAGCTTCTCGATGCTCATGGCGATGCCGATCTTCGCCAGGGATTGCTGGATCCATGCGGCGATCCGGTCGGTCATCTCTTGGGTCCCCACCGAGATCATCAGCGTGAACGCGAAAGGGCGCCCGTCCTTCGAGCGGGAGCCGCTCGCGTCGGT is a genomic window containing:
- a CDS encoding ABC transporter permease encodes the protein MLRLAGRRLITAAATLLIVGLVVFALAGMSPGDPASSEGGEEGLARVSPEQRAEIKALYHLDEPILVRFALWLRDVGEGNLGWSFHDRRPVSEKIAERLPVTLSLNLVSITLMLGVAVPLGAAAAARRGSWVDRATGAASYALYSVPAFWTALLLQIVFSVRLRWLPLHGLASPDADAWGIPARLLDGFAHLLLPAVCLAYPGIAYVSRFVRGTLVDSGLAEAGRAARARGLSRSAVLIRHGFRQASVPLLTLAGFLLPALVGGSVIIETIFAIPGLGRLYVEAMFERDVPVIMGLTLLSGAATLAGILVADLAYAAADPRVRRG